A stretch of Myxococcus hansupus DNA encodes these proteins:
- a CDS encoding porin, giving the protein MLPTSLSPLLSAVLLSQAPSPEPAPVTEPPGVLSRLKVEGGVDVYYARNLNRPSDGGNFIAGAGTTAKRDNEVSINLASLGVSLAPAPVGFKVLLGFGTGIEVLHQAEPEGVAIGPDVWRHLQQATVSYATGPLTLEAGVYPSHIGLESFQSQLNWNYTRSWMGEMSPYYQSGLKGTWAFDDAWSAQLHLLNGWQTIGENNRGKALGTQVAYSGPRLSAAFNTFVGEEGDGGLRLFADVVATWKVTRAFSLAATADVGRQARSGQEAALWYAAGFNARVQLTEPVALAARVEAYRDRDGVISGTAQTLASGTLTLEMKPAEHLVLKLEARHDTSTAEVFTARATGVEGVPTFKDSETLIVLGAVAYF; this is encoded by the coding sequence ATGCTCCCAACATCCTTGTCCCCCCTGCTGTCCGCGGTCCTCCTGTCCCAGGCTCCTTCACCCGAGCCCGCTCCCGTCACTGAACCCCCAGGTGTGCTGTCCCGCCTGAAGGTGGAGGGCGGGGTGGATGTGTATTACGCGCGCAACCTCAACCGCCCCTCCGATGGTGGCAACTTCATCGCGGGAGCCGGCACCACCGCGAAGCGGGACAACGAAGTCTCCATCAACCTCGCCTCACTGGGCGTGTCGTTGGCGCCCGCGCCCGTGGGCTTCAAGGTGCTGCTGGGCTTCGGCACGGGCATCGAGGTGCTGCACCAGGCCGAACCCGAAGGCGTTGCCATCGGCCCCGACGTGTGGCGCCATCTCCAGCAAGCCACCGTCTCATACGCGACGGGTCCCTTGACGCTGGAGGCGGGCGTCTATCCCAGCCACATCGGCCTGGAGTCCTTCCAATCGCAGCTCAACTGGAACTACACGCGCTCGTGGATGGGCGAAATGTCGCCCTACTACCAGTCAGGCCTCAAGGGCACCTGGGCCTTCGATGACGCGTGGAGCGCGCAGCTTCACCTGCTCAACGGTTGGCAGACGATTGGCGAGAACAACCGCGGCAAGGCGCTGGGCACCCAGGTGGCCTACTCGGGGCCGAGGCTGTCCGCGGCCTTCAACACCTTCGTGGGCGAGGAGGGTGATGGAGGGCTGCGCCTCTTCGCGGACGTCGTCGCCACCTGGAAGGTGACGCGGGCATTTTCCCTGGCGGCCACGGCCGACGTGGGCCGGCAGGCGCGCTCCGGACAGGAGGCGGCCCTTTGGTACGCGGCGGGCTTCAACGCACGCGTGCAGCTCACGGAGCCCGTGGCCCTGGCGGCCCGCGTGGAGGCGTATCGCGACCGGGACGGCGTCATCTCTGGCACCGCGCAGACGTTGGCGAGCGGCACGCTCACCCTGGAGATGAAGCCCGCCGAACACCTCGTCCTGAAGCTGGAGGCGCGGCACGACACCTCCACCGCAGAAGTCTTCACCGCCCGCGCCACTGGCGTGGAGGGCGTGCCCACCTTCAAGGACTCCGAGACGCTCATCGTGCTCGGTGCCGTCGCCTACTTCTGA